Proteins co-encoded in one Aspergillus fumigatus Af293 chromosome 6, whole genome shotgun sequence genomic window:
- a CDS encoding elongin C produces the protein MASSSSTSSEYVTLVSGDGFEFIIPRSAACVSGTIRRMLEPSSKFSEAITGRCVLENLSGVVLEKVCEYFCYNEKNKNQTNVPDMDIPPELCLELLMAADYLDT, from the exons atggcatcttcatcatctacatCCTCCGAGTATGTGACACTGGTATCAGGCGACGGATTCGAGTTCATCATCCCCCGGAGTGCAGCCTGCGTATCTGGAACAATACGACGCATGTTGGAACCTTCTA GTAAATTCTCCGAAGCAATAACAGGTCGCTGTGTCCTCGAAAACCTCAGCGGAGTTGTTCTTGAGAAAGTATGCGAGTACTTCTGTTACAAtgaaaagaacaagaacCAGACCAACGTGCCTGATATGGATATTCCTCCAGAGTTGTGCTTAGAGTTATTGATGGCGGCTGATTATTTGGATACTTGA
- a CDS encoding SDR family NAD(P)-dependent oxidoreductase — MYHTHIMRSRSRGAAVSASWATLGHQARQAKTKFHAHFLMMAPLLSRPLSGWSWSTTRTGGPPLKSSDRLAGRTCMITGGTSGIGFAIAERFLQEGAKRVILVGRSHERLVKAASRLEAPTSGSSFAAVQSSNDSIAWEVAIKAPETDQQSQNKDTEAKSHGRLIDSSSRISLLIGDISEAGTWLRELEKAMQPVDILVNAAGISISNILAKLEPDDISQVLRTNLEGAMLASRALVRASIRSQMKIRNTSSTSEVPLPSKCIINISSLLAVKGGTGAVPYAASKAGILGLTRSLAGEAAQSLRGVVIRSNAIVPGYIETPMIADFSAGETSRLKESIPVRRFGTPHEVADAAVFLAQNEYANNCVLNLDGGLSAM; from the exons ATGTACCATACACATATTATGCGTTCTCGCTCCCGTGGCGCGGCAGTATCGGCATCATGGGCCACACTAGGCCATCAAGCACGTCAAGCTAAGACTAAGTTCCATGCACACTTCCTCATGATGGCTCCTTTATTGTCAAGGCCTCTCAGCGGATGGTCGTGGTCTACCACACGGACTGGTGGTCCTCCCCTCAAGTCTTCGGACAGATTAGCTGGCCGAACATGTATGATTACAGGCGGCACATCTGGCATTGGATTCGCCATTGCAGAACGATTCCTCCAAGAAGGTGCCAAGCGCGTCATCCTCGTTGGCAGATCTCACGAACGGCTTGTCAAAGCCGCTTCTAGATTAGAGGCTCCTACATCTGGGAGTTCGTTCGCTGCCGTCCAATCAAGCAATGATAGCATCGCTTGGGAAGTAGCAATTAAAGCCCCAGAAACAGACCAACAATCGCAAAACAAGGATACGGAGGCAAAGTCACATGGTAGACTAATCGACTCCTCAAGTAGAATCAGTCTCCTCATCGGTGATATATCAGAAGCCGGGACCTGGCTGCGCGAATTGGAGAAGGCAATG CAACCTgtcgacatcctcgtcaaCGCTGCAggcatctccatctcgaaCATCCTCGCCAAACTTGAACCAGATGATATCTCGCAAGTCCTTCGGACAAATCTCGAGGGCGCAATGCTAGCCTCGCGAGCTCTCGTGCGCGCCTCCATCCGCAGTCAGATGAAGATTCGCAATACCTCCAGCACATCTGAAGTACCTCTCCCATCAAAATGTATTATCAACATTTCTTCCCTGCTTGCTGTTAAGGGAGGCACCGGCGCGGTACCTTATGCAGCATCCAAGGCTGGTATCCTTGGGCTGACGCGCTCGTTGGCAGGGGAAGCTGCCCAATCCCTCCGAGGCGTTGTGATTCGTTCCAACGCGATAGTCCCGGGGTACATAGAAACGCCAATGATTGCTG ATTTCAGTGCGGGGGAAACCTCCAGACTAAAGGAGAGTATTCCTGTTCGGAGGTTTGGTACTCCGCATGAAGTTGCCGACGCCGCTGTGTTCCTGGCGCAGAATGAGTACGCGAATAACTGCGTCCTCAATCTGGACGGTGGTTTGAGTGCGATGTAA